The genomic window GATAACTCTTTTCGAATTCTATTCAATTGCCCAATCGACGCCCCGGCCTTCGCCACTATCCTTATCGTATCGACCTTTTCTATCTCAGCGTACCCTATAgttcgaatttttttaacTGATGCGTAGGGAAAGGGTAGATCTAACTTTTCATAATAGGGATTTCTCAAATTCGGCTTCGTTTTTGAGATTCGAACGCCAAAAGAATTTGCTAATTATGGCCTAGCGCGCGCACCagtttttgaaagaaaatcgtctcgatTTTCGGTATTACCAGGGTCCGTTTTAGATTTTGTGAATGACAATTACTTTGTTAGTACATAATGCGTCCTATGCGAGTTGTAGAAAGAATTTCTCGGagttttttgcctttttcgaGATTCTGCCTTTTGGCGTCActcctttgtgacgtcattgcacgTGATTAAAGGGCTCCTTTCTATTGGCTAAGAAACTAACTACGTTCTATGATTCCGCGACCCACTCCAAAAAATAGTTTAGGCTTTCCTGAATCTGACGATGCGCTCAAAAGCCTCGTACGCGAAATTTACAGCGATATAGCGAGCTTTAGATTTTGGAAGTTTATGCTGATTGGCACTGTAGCAACAtaaaaatttatgacgtccCACTATgtaatgcactcgcgtacggtaagcggtacgtgggaggctctgcatgatggcaacacggtgaacaccgggccatcattctctaaCAATGAGAGACCGTCCGTGACGTAACATTGAAGTCTCCTCATTTATCTCTCTGGAGCTCCGTTGGGAAACCGTAGTGTACAGTTCGGCTCAATCAGAGACCGAGGTTGTAATTAGAATGATAGCTCACACGCCCACCTCGTCCCTCTGCTGAGCACGGAGACTAGGATACCCAACTACCAAGCGAGGATCTGGCTCCCAGTTATGACTTAAAGTCGTGCGTCCGCAAGCCCACTGATTACGTAACCGTGCATACGCCAATGAGCTCATGTCTATTCATAGTACAGTTTAGTACGCATGCGTCATACTTCATAAGCTCTCCGACATGGCCGCCATTTTGCAGTTGTCCAAGCACATAGAAGAACTGAAGAGAGAGCGGAAAATCGACGCACAAATTGCCGACAACGCTATCGTTCAACTTGAACGATGTGCTCAGATTGCTGAACCGTTCGAAAGCGTCGCACAAGCTCTTCACGCGTGTATCGATTGTCTTTTTGAGACTTACGAATCGGACAAGAAAGCTATGAAGGAAGAAATCGATGCTCTGAAGggcagaatcgatgctctGAAGGCCTCTCTCGATGATCTTGAAACGGATAGATTTCTTGGCCAAGTTCCGTACCAGGTTgaggagaaaattcaatGTTACGTCACGGAGGGTCTCTCATCGTTTGATGAAGATTACGATTATCTTCCAGTCATATCTTTAGTAGAACAGAATCCTACGACGGCATACGAGTATTGCCGCAACAACACAAAAATTTCTTGGAAAGATTTTATGACAGCACGTCAGCGGTGGGTCGAACTTCGAAGAAGAATCCAATGGAGAGACTTCCTGCTACAACCCATCAAAAAGATAAAGGAGACACGAGGAGAAAAGTTTCATCCTGATATAGAACGCAAAAGGCTTCCAATGATCAGAGCTTCCGTTGAGAAATGGTTTCCCAAGAGTCATAGAGTACAGAAGGACGCCAATCAATTAGTTGACGTTCTGGAAAAACTGCTCGATATCTGATTCATTGAACTGTACAAAATTGGTTGCGTTAGCTTTTTTGTAGTTTGTATTTATTTGAGTTGCTTAGTCACGTGTACCCAGGAAAGGAGTTCTAAAGCTACAGCATATGGCAAATGGGTCAGCAGTTGATTTTACTGGTACGGAGTTTTAGCAAGGTAATATTTGTTTCCTACCAACCTATATTATCTTTTCAaataactagagaatgatggcccggtgttcaccgtgttgccattATGCAaagcctcccaccgcttaccgcGATGACACTATAACGTCATAAGTTTATGATATAAGCGTTACCCTTGAACGTACACTGTACCATAATGATGCCATCTGTAACAGATGACATCTTTGAGTCACGGTGGTCAATAAAAATGTATATGCATGGGTAGTCGGCTCATAAGCAAAAGTTAAACAACGGTCAGTCTATTTGATCAGCAATACTTGTACGTCCATAACGTTTGTACCAGTTAATCCAGTatctaaaagaaagtcgCCGTTGCAAAGTTTCTTGTACAACGTATGGGagtcatttttcttcaaataGTCAGCGCAGGATAGCCTCATGTCTTCTGCCCTTTCAACTACGTCACTGCATCCTAGAGCTCCAGCAGCACTAGTCGGCCCATCTTGGCCGTCAGTGCCACCGCTCAGAAGCAGACAGCGCTCTCGTTCCTCTTTACTGAGAGCAGTCTTCATGTGCATCGAAGCTGATAGAGCAAGCTCTTGATTTCGACCACCAATTCCGTCGCCCTTGACCTGCACTGTCGTCTCTCCTCCCGCTATGACACAGACGGGAAATCGGATGCGACTAAAGACCGTTTCTAGGTTCTTGGTGGGATAGTGGTTTCGAAGAATGTATGAAGCGAGTAGAGCAAAGTCTCTTCCGACGTCCGCAGCTTCACCAGTTACTTCTGTAGACAAAACTATAGGATGATAACCGAGTTCTTTTGCCTTCACAACACACGCGTCGACAGCGATCCTATTCGATCCAATAACGTGATTCTCGACGTTTACGCTGCGAACTAAACGTGGCTTGCCAACTTGACTCTTCAAGTACTGCAACACAGTCTGAGGCACCAAAGACATCACTTTAAGACGATTGATTATATCCAGACATTCTTCAGACCCGCTAGCATCATCCTTCATCGGATACGTAGGCCCTGAGGCGATTATGTCCAAAGGATCCCCAATAACGTCAGACAGAATCAAACTCACTACCTAGAAAAGTAGGAATGTAGTTTTAGCGTAACCCAACGCTATTCTAATTCTTTCCTTAGCTGGATAGGCCGCCTCAGCCAGCCTACCTCCTTTCACAATAGATAACTCTTTTCGAATTCTATTCAATTGCCCAATCGACGCCCCGGCCTTCGCCACTATCCTTATCGTATCGACTTTAGTCTCCAAGCTAATCTCCGGCGGAGGAAGAGACAACAGTGCCGAACCTCCACCGGATATAAGAGTCAATAAAATGTCGTTTTCTCCACTAGAGAGAGCCACGTCTAAGATGCGTTTAGCTGCGTTTTGAGAGTCTGTGTCTGGGAGATTATCTCGAGCTCCTTCGAGAAGCACGAGATTGTTTTTTGGAATCGGTAGTAGGTCGagtttgtttttctctgTCAATTCTCGCTGCAAGCCGAAGGGGATGGATCCTATCGCGATTTTGATGTTGTCGCCGAGGATTTCTTGCGTTGACCGAATCATGCCACTGACTGCTTTGCCGAAAGCGATTAGGCGAACGTTGCTGTCGATTCGGTGTTGCGCTTGGCCGATGTGAAGCGTCGACTGAGACTTGTCGAAACGTAGGACGTTTTCTACCATCGTTCGAggcgaaacggcgtcgattccAGCTGCAAATATCGCTCTAGCATCCGCTTGCAACAAAGGCGTACGAAAAGAGCCAAATCTTCGCATCTTAGCTGTTGTTGTACGGGCCCTGGAGGCCTGGAAGCTTCATAACGCCGATTGGCTTGCTAAGGTCACGTGAGAATATTCGAAAGCTCGTCTCGCcatctcgtcgctctcgtctgTGCACGCCATGAAGAAGGGCAAAAACGGTCAAGAAAAGAACATTCAAGTGGTCGTACGTTGTCGGTGAGTCGAATTCTAGCTATTTGGATGCGCGCACCGCTATTCGATCGAAATCCAGACCGTTGAACACGTCGGAAAAGAAACAGCACTCGTCGAGCATCGTCTCATGCATTCCGGAGAAGCGCGAAGTGTGCGTCGCTCACGAAGTCCTCGAAAAAGAGACGCGCAAGACGTTTACGTTCGATCGCGTGTTCGGACCCGAAGCCCTGCAAATCGACGTCTACAAGGGCGTGCTCTCGCCAATCCTCGACGAAGTCCTCATGGGCTACAACTGCACCGTATTCgcgtaaggaaaaaaagatcgTGCAGGGGCCCCATAAGGGGGAACGtagattttatttatttttgaaaTAGGTATGGTCAGACTGGGACTGGTAAGACCTTCACTATGGAAGGAGAGAGGACGGCTGGGTGCGACTCCTGGGAAGAAGATCCTCTCGCCGGAATCATACCTCGATGTCTGAGTAATCTATTTGAACGTCTACAGAAACAAGTTAGCGAAAAGACACTTCGAAAAATtcttatttttaattaataatttttaattaggatATAGAGTTTAGCGTGAGAGTGTCTTTCTTGGAGCTGTACAACGAAGAGCTGTTTGATTTGCTCGCCGGAGGAGAGGGAACGACTCCCTTGCGAATTTTCGAAGATTCGACTCGAAAGGTGAGAATAACGTATCCACGTCCTGGTGTCATGTAGTTTCTGTGTTTCTCCTTAGGGCTCTGTCGTCATTCAAGGCTTGGAGGAGCTGCCTGTCAATACAAAAGACGAAATCTATAAGATTTTGCGTCGTGGAGCCGATAAACGTCAAACGGCTTCTACTTTGATCAATAATCATTCGAGGTGACAAtaattgatttaattaagatatCTGCTTTTAAGTCAACGTTTTTTGTCTAGTCGTTCTCACTCCGTTTTCGGTGTGACTGTTCACATGAAGGAGAACTCTCTGGACGGCGAAGAATTGCTCAAAACAGGAAAATTGAATCTAGTCGATTTGGCCGGAAGTGAAAACATAGGACGATCTGGAGCCGTGGATAAAAGAGCAAGGGAAGCAggtacagaaaaaaaagacaagaagaaaaaagcacAAATTTTAATCCTACCCTTATAGGAAATATTAATCAGAGTCTGCTGACCCTCGGAAGAGTCATTACGTCGTTAGTCGATAGAGCTCCTCACATTCCTTACAGGTATTGTATGAATTAGCATGAACTCCAACCAATGGCCTAATCGATTTATTTCAGAGAGAGTAAACTCACGAGGCTTTTGCAAGACTCCCTTGGCGGTcgaacgaagacgtcgattaTTGCTACGGTATCGCCTGCATCATGCAACTTTGAGGTGAAGTACAATGACAACGTGGGGGCGGAGCAGAGGACCAATATTTTATATAGGAAACTCTCAGTACTTTGGACTACGCTCACAGAGCAAAGAATATCAAGAACAGGCCGGAAATCAATCAGAAATTGACAAAGAAGGCGCTGATAAAGGTAATAGGAACACGCAAGAGATCAGAATATAGTTTCAATTTGATTTGTTAGGAGTACACTGAAGAGATCGAACGTCTGAAGAGAGACTTGGTCGCTGCGAGAGACAAGACTGGAATATACTTGGACGTTGAAAATTACAAGTGAGCCAGACGGGATGCCAGAGTGTTGATCTGTGTCATTAGGTCCTATTTTTAACAGGGCAATGCAAGATAGTCTGAAAAGCAGAGAGGAGACTATTGGGGATCAGGAAGCGAAGATTAAAGCCCTCACAGAGGAAATGACCAAGGTACTTCAATCAAATGAACGTGTCtttgaaatttgaattgattttcttatTGTTTTTAGCTTTCTGATCTTTTTTCGGCAACCAGCGACGAGTTGGCTGACAAGCGAAGCAAGCTGGCCGAAACCGAGAAGACTctcgaagagaaacgcgtgaaattgaaaaagacgagagGTCAACTCGAAGACACGACCGTTCATTTGGAAGAGCAGAAGTTTCTGCTGGATCGTCACGTCGagaatcgaaaaaaattgcacacCGAAGCCGAGAaggtaaataataataatagcaCCGTATACAGGGTATAAGAAGTCTTTTCTTAGCTGATGGAGACTGTTGGTGAGACTGAACATGATGTGGCAGGTCTTCACGCTAAATTGGACAGAACTGCCACCGTCGAAAAAACCAacacggcggcgacgtctgACTTCAAAGGGGCAAgtcgaagaaaatcaaatgaaCGGACCGAGAATGATGTTCTCCTCCCCCTAGGATCTTGACTTGAATGCGTCTACTCTGGGTGGAATGGTTGCCCAGCATTGTCAGGCTCAAGCTCAAGTGCTCACGAATCTTCAGTCGACGTTGGTGGGAGCTGCCAAGAATAGCCAAACGGTGATTGCGGCTCTGGTGGAAACGATGCAGAACGTCGCAACTCAGAACAAGAAGGACATTGAGAAAGCGCTGCAAAATCAACAGGTTAGTGAGACATGATCCTACATAGGCCTAGgtaataatattattaatgTGTGGCTACGCACAGGAGCTCGTTTCTGCTAACGACGAGTGGAATCAGGCgctgaaagaaaagataACCAATCATCAGGTATGTCCTACCCTGATATATCAATAATTAGGTTTGAATGATTACGTTTAGACGGTCTTGGTTTCTCGTCTGAAAGATCTTACCACAAACACGGACGCTGCTATAGAAGCTCTCAAGACTCAGGCGTCCACCGGCATGAAGCAAGTTCAATTGGGTTTTGTTGCCGCGCAGAATATGGTAATTTCAGCTGGGTTGGTCTCTATTTGCAATCACGTGGCTTGTTCTTAGTTGACAGCTCAGGTTCAATTGAATCACGATCATGCCGAGAAACAGCTCGTTGTTTGCGAAGAAATAAAACGAGTCATGAGTGACCGTCTTACTCAGatggtaagaaaaaaattggttTAGTATTTGTAGTCACGCTTCCTTTTGCAGGAATCGGAATTGGCTGCGAGGAAATTGGAAGTGGCGGAATTCTGGCAGAAGCGTCAAGAGCACACCAGCGAGTTGAAGCAGAGTTTTATGCAAGAGATTGGGAAATTGTTCGacagcgtcgacgcgtctcAACTTGGTTTTCTACAGCCAGAAATCAAAAAGGTAAGCGTTGCACTGATAGGATGGCTGTTAGTCGAATGATAGGATTGCGTCTCAGAACGAAGATCGTTgggaaagtgacgtcaaaacggaAAAAGAATTGCAGGAAACAGTGACAAGGTAATAATGCcagaaa from Oscarella lobularis chromosome 1, ooOscLobu1.1, whole genome shotgun sequence includes these protein-coding regions:
- the LOC136183651 gene encoding LOW QUALITY PROTEIN: glycerate kinase-like (The sequence of the model RefSeq protein was modified relative to this genomic sequence to represent the inferred CDS: substituted 1 base at 1 genomic stop codon), with translation MRRFGSFRTPLLQADARAIFAAGIDAVSPRTMVENVLRFDKSQSTLHIGQAQHRIDSNVRLIAFGKAVSGMIRSTQEILGDNIKIAIGSIPFGLQRELTEKNKLDLLPIPKNNLVLLEGARDNLPDTDSQNAAKRILDVALSSGENDILLTLISGGGSALLSLPPPEISLETKVDTIRIVAKAGASIGQLNRIRKELSIVKGGRLAEAAYPAKERIRIALGYAKTTFLLFXVVSLILSDVIGDPLDIIASGPTYPMKDDASGSEECLDIINRLKVMSLVPQTVLQYLKSQVGKPRLVRSVNVENHVIGSNRIAVDACVVKAKELGYHPIVLSTEVTGEAADVGRDFALLASYILRNHYPTKNLETVFSRIRFPVCVIAGGETTVQVKGDGIGGRNQELALSASMHMKTALSKEERERCLLLSGGTDGQDGPTSAAGALGCSDVVERAEDMRLSCADYLKKNDSHTLYKKLCNGDFLLDTGLTGTNVMDVQVLLIK
- the LOC136189630 gene encoding kinesin-like protein KIF11, giving the protein MKKGKNGQEKNIQVVVRCRPLNTSEKKQHSSSIVSCIPEKREVCVAHEVLEKETRKTFTFDRVFGPEALQIDVYKGVLSPILDEVLMGYNCTVFAYGQTGTGKTFTMEGERTAGCDSWEEDPLAGIIPRCLSNLFERLQKQDIEFSVRVSFLELYNEELFDLLAGGEGTTPLRIFEDSTRKGSVVIQGLEELPVNTKDEIYKILRRGADKRQTASTLINNHSSRSHSVFGVTVHMKENSLDGEELLKTGKLNLVDLAGSENIGRSGAVDKRAREAGNINQSLLTLGRVITSLVDRAPHIPYRESKLTRLLQDSLGGRTKTSIIATVSPASCNFEETLSTLDYAHRAKNIKNRPEINQKLTKKALIKEYTEEIERLKRDLVAARDKTGIYLDVENYKAMQDSLKSREETIGDQEAKIKALTEEMTKLSDLFSATSDELADKRSKLAETEKTLEEKRVKLKKTRGQLEDTTVHLEEQKFLLDRHVENRKKLHTEAEKLMETVGETEHDVAGLHAKLDRTATVEKTNTAATSDFKGDLDLNASTLGGMVAQHCQAQAQVLTNLQSTLVGAAKNSQTVIAALVETMQNVATQNKKDIEKALQNQQELVSANDEWNQALKEKITNHQTVLVSRLKDLTTNTDAAIEALKTQASTGMKQVQLGFVAAQNMLTAQVQLNHDHAEKQLVVCEEIKRVMSDRLTQMESELAARKLEVAEFWQKRQEHTSELKQSFMQEIGKLFDSVDASQLGFLQPEIKKNEDRWESDVKTEKELQETVTSAADQLEESEKKRCDEVKSQSEEAQTKINADLENLLTSNAGLSQNLSALGTSTTESCSSMQTTTESDATDQLGALDFYSSQFQKFDLNQKATMTDADQNVSLGLGSLVSSVTDFGSSSHAKLSAWKDLAVDMATQGDQFETSCVKEIGQWKGRVTRFVDVDLKTVVPTGETPQRRVLHYPHELTSICSNSKLLKSFKVNPDALPRFEDSDVEETEDKTPNTSSQSQSLEISFDDRVSKENDEETPPASKSTASEPISKAPLVGITNQVS